One Vicinamibacterales bacterium genomic region harbors:
- a CDS encoding type I polyketide synthase: protein MASPTELSPLKRALIALDEMKGKLDAADRARNEPIAIVGMSCRFPGRSHGAEAFWTLLRDGGDAVTEVPKDRWNCDDYYDPDPAVPGKAYGRWGAFLDGIDRFDPQFFGIAPREAAGIDPQQRLLLETTWEALEDAGTSPEKLQGVPAGVFVGINSIDYATLQLQNCDLASIDAYSLSGSAHSIAAGRLAYVLGLQGPAMAVDTACSSSLVAIHLACQSLRNDDCRVAVAGGVHVTLTPINMVVFSKLRMLAADGRCKTFDGRGDGFVEGEGCAVIVLKRLSDAIADKDRILALVRGSAINQDGASSGLTAPNGPAQEAVIRAALKRAGVKPADVGYVEAHGTGTSLGDPIEVQALAAVLGEGRPADRPLLIGSVKTNIGHTQAAAGIAGLVKLVLALQHRQIPPNLHFEKPNPFIPWPTLPVEVVTSLRPWVESGGPRVGGVSSFGFSGTNVHIVVGEAPAQAPVERGADRPLHLVTLSARNDAALQRVAARWRDQLAASTGAGGLDIRDVAFTANAGRAHLSERVGLIAGSIEELRGQLDAVASGERAPRSVRMRVASADRPRLAFLFTGQGAQYAGMGRELYDTQPTFRAAIDRCDAILRPLMERPLISVLFPAAGDEALVNQTACTQPALFAIEYALAELWRSWGIVPAAVMGHSIGEYVAALLAGVFTLEDALTLVAARGRLMQSLPGGGAMAAVFANENVVKEALAPHGGVAIAAVNGPDDTVISGPEKDVAAVLAALQAAGVSSERLTVSHAFHSGLMDPILDEFEKAAAGVKFNPPRVTIVSNLTGQPIRGEIASAAYWRRHLREAVRFADGARALYDLGYRVFLELGPRPTLSGLARRSVAEDAVFLPSLRKAGMDWVRMLETLAELYGRGADIDWPGFDRDYVRYKLPMPAYAFERERHWLAGVSADGARKGGQPGRSTGHPLLGTRLSSALEHAQFDAEIGVDSPAYLTDHRKRGAAVFPATAYLEMGLSAAREVLGAGAHVFEELVISDPLVLGDAHVRVQTVLTPAGDGSVTFRLFSLEPESAGQAERWRQHGMGTIRAVAAGGPAPEPLDAVKARCTEAIDVDGYYASLVPDGHEYGPAFRGITEMRRGNWEALAAIALPDAIAGEAGAYRIHPVLLDASMQPLAAAVPAELKDAAKGETYLPVSLGRVRVHVDGAKAAWSHVRVRVPSEGDTTGFSADIRLYADDGRVAAEIEDVYHKRISADAMQVAARKTMASWLHEVAWREKAIETSPAAETGAWLIVAATQAGAEAAAAAFTATGNTAITAVAGSGFNPDSIEDLDKLLSRAAADGGLHGVVHMIAADGSSSPAAPAEGVRRHCGSLLHLTQAIVRSDRETRPRLIVVTRGATDAGGADVAVDQAPLWALTRTVAVEHADLRCRSIDLDRQAPGYDDVAAEAAAPGADDQIAYRDGKRLVARLVRSAAAEAVAAGDAAGPVTLEIGARGMLDRLELRPWSRREPGEGEIEVEIAVAGLNFRDVLNALGMYEGEPGPLGSECTGTVVRVGAGVTHFAAGDAVLGMAPASFSTFVTAPAGAFVKKPEALAFDEAATIPVAFLTAQYSLMHLARLRRGERVLIHAAAGGVGLAAVQVAQRAGAEIFATAGSPEKHAYLRSLGVKHIMSSRTLDFSAEILRLTAGEGVHVVLNSLSGEFVDKSVAAVAKGGRFLEIGKAGIWSEEQMAAARPDVTYFPIYFRPDDHPMVQRMYADLLQGFADGSLRPLNRRVFALTAASDAFRFMAQAKHIGKVLIEVSRAGARGAGVREDATYVISGGLGALGLAVAARLVDDGARHLVLVGRGAPTESAAAAIGSLRHAGAEIVIAQADISRQDDVSRVFAEARAGMPPIRGIVHAAGVLDDGLLASQSWARFETVLAPKLAGAWNLHVVSAGLPLDFFVLFSSMVSVFGGAGQGNYAAANGFLDGLARSRKAQGLPAVSINWGPWAGAGMAGRVSERDRQRWRAEGYGSIPPSEGVSLLSRLIRLGVGPGIAVLPIDWPTLFKQFAAGSEPPMLAELASAYARPASARPAGRRLAEELDGVAPSRRRAAVAAFLHGEALKVLGLAASVELDPRQPLSELGLDSLMAVELRNAIAAALDRTLPATLLFKHPTLEGLSEFVIAQVGGEPPAAAAAPPADVKDKEADAVHDLSDDAARDLLAKELASLESWTAEER, encoded by the coding sequence ATGGCCAGTCCCACGGAACTGTCCCCGCTCAAGCGGGCGCTGATCGCGCTCGACGAGATGAAGGGGAAGCTCGATGCGGCCGATCGCGCCCGCAACGAGCCGATCGCCATCGTCGGCATGAGCTGCCGCTTTCCCGGCCGCAGCCACGGCGCGGAGGCGTTCTGGACGCTGCTGCGCGACGGCGGCGACGCCGTGACGGAGGTCCCGAAGGATCGCTGGAACTGCGACGACTACTACGATCCGGATCCGGCGGTGCCCGGCAAGGCCTACGGCCGCTGGGGCGCGTTCCTCGACGGGATCGACCGGTTCGATCCGCAGTTCTTCGGCATCGCGCCGCGCGAGGCGGCGGGGATCGATCCGCAGCAGCGTCTGCTGCTCGAGACCACGTGGGAAGCGCTGGAAGACGCCGGCACGTCGCCCGAGAAGCTGCAGGGGGTGCCGGCCGGCGTGTTCGTCGGCATCAACAGCATCGATTACGCGACGCTGCAGCTGCAGAACTGCGACCTCGCGAGCATCGACGCGTATTCGCTGTCGGGCAGCGCCCACAGCATCGCGGCCGGACGGCTCGCCTACGTGCTCGGTCTGCAGGGACCGGCGATGGCGGTGGACACGGCGTGCTCGTCGTCGCTCGTCGCGATCCACCTCGCCTGTCAGAGCCTGCGCAACGACGATTGCCGCGTCGCGGTCGCCGGCGGCGTGCACGTCACGCTGACGCCGATCAACATGGTGGTGTTCTCGAAGCTGCGCATGCTGGCGGCCGACGGCAGGTGCAAGACCTTCGACGGCCGCGGCGACGGCTTCGTCGAAGGGGAGGGCTGCGCGGTCATCGTCCTCAAGCGGCTCTCCGACGCCATCGCCGACAAGGACCGGATTCTCGCGCTGGTGCGCGGCTCGGCGATCAACCAGGACGGCGCGAGCAGCGGGCTCACCGCGCCGAACGGCCCGGCGCAGGAAGCGGTGATCCGGGCGGCGTTGAAGCGCGCCGGCGTCAAGCCGGCCGACGTCGGCTACGTCGAAGCGCACGGGACCGGCACGTCGCTCGGCGACCCGATCGAAGTGCAGGCGCTCGCCGCCGTTCTCGGCGAGGGGCGCCCGGCGGACCGTCCGCTGCTGATCGGATCGGTGAAGACGAACATCGGCCATACACAGGCGGCGGCGGGTATTGCCGGTCTGGTGAAGCTGGTCCTGGCGCTGCAGCACCGCCAGATTCCGCCCAACCTGCACTTCGAGAAGCCGAATCCGTTCATTCCGTGGCCGACGCTCCCTGTCGAAGTCGTCACTTCGCTGCGCCCGTGGGTCGAGAGCGGCGGCCCCCGCGTGGGCGGCGTCAGCTCGTTCGGCTTCAGCGGCACCAACGTGCACATCGTCGTCGGCGAAGCGCCGGCGCAGGCACCGGTGGAGCGCGGCGCCGACCGTCCGCTGCACCTCGTCACGCTGTCGGCGCGCAACGACGCCGCGCTCCAGCGCGTGGCCGCGCGGTGGCGCGACCAGCTGGCCGCGTCCACGGGAGCGGGCGGCCTGGACATCCGCGACGTGGCGTTCACCGCGAACGCCGGCCGCGCGCATCTCAGCGAGCGCGTGGGGCTGATCGCGGGATCGATCGAGGAACTGCGCGGCCAGCTCGATGCGGTTGCCTCCGGCGAACGCGCGCCGCGCTCCGTCCGCATGCGGGTCGCCAGCGCGGATCGGCCGCGCCTCGCGTTCCTGTTCACGGGACAGGGGGCGCAGTACGCGGGCATGGGACGCGAGCTGTACGACACGCAGCCGACGTTCCGCGCCGCCATCGATCGCTGCGACGCGATCCTGCGTCCGCTGATGGAACGGCCGCTGATCTCGGTGCTGTTCCCCGCGGCCGGCGACGAGGCGCTGGTCAATCAGACTGCCTGCACGCAGCCGGCGCTGTTCGCGATCGAGTACGCGCTCGCCGAGCTGTGGCGCTCGTGGGGCATCGTCCCGGCGGCGGTGATGGGGCACAGCATCGGCGAATACGTCGCGGCGCTGCTCGCCGGCGTCTTCACCCTCGAGGATGCGCTGACGCTGGTCGCGGCGCGCGGGCGGCTGATGCAGTCGCTGCCCGGCGGCGGCGCCATGGCGGCCGTGTTCGCGAACGAAAACGTGGTCAAGGAGGCGCTCGCCCCGCACGGCGGCGTCGCCATCGCCGCCGTCAACGGACCGGACGACACCGTGATCTCCGGTCCGGAGAAGGACGTCGCCGCCGTACTCGCGGCGCTGCAGGCGGCGGGCGTCTCGTCGGAGCGCCTGACGGTCTCGCACGCGTTCCACTCCGGGCTGATGGATCCGATTCTCGACGAGTTCGAGAAGGCCGCCGCCGGCGTGAAGTTCAACCCGCCGCGCGTGACGATCGTCTCGAATCTCACCGGTCAGCCGATCCGCGGAGAGATCGCGTCCGCGGCGTACTGGCGCCGGCACCTGCGTGAAGCGGTGCGGTTCGCCGACGGCGCCCGCGCGCTGTACGACCTCGGCTACCGCGTCTTCCTCGAGCTGGGGCCGCGTCCGACGCTGTCCGGGCTCGCGCGGCGCAGCGTCGCGGAGGACGCGGTGTTCCTGCCGTCCCTGCGGAAAGCCGGCATGGACTGGGTGCGGATGCTCGAGACGCTGGCGGAGCTGTACGGGCGCGGCGCCGACATCGACTGGCCGGGCTTCGATCGCGACTACGTCCGCTACAAGCTGCCGATGCCCGCCTACGCCTTCGAGCGCGAACGGCACTGGCTTGCGGGCGTCAGCGCCGACGGCGCGCGCAAGGGCGGCCAGCCGGGGCGTTCGACGGGACATCCGCTGCTCGGCACGCGCCTCAGCTCCGCGCTGGAGCACGCGCAGTTCGACGCCGAGATCGGCGTCGACTCGCCGGCGTATCTCACCGACCACCGCAAGCGCGGCGCCGCGGTGTTTCCGGCGACCGCCTATCTCGAGATGGGCCTGTCGGCCGCACGCGAAGTGCTCGGCGCCGGCGCGCACGTCTTCGAGGAGCTGGTGATCAGCGATCCGCTCGTGCTCGGCGACGCGCACGTGCGCGTGCAGACCGTCCTGACGCCGGCGGGCGACGGCAGCGTGACGTTCCGGCTGTTCAGTCTCGAGCCGGAGAGCGCCGGCCAGGCGGAGCGCTGGCGGCAGCACGGCATGGGGACGATCCGCGCCGTGGCGGCCGGCGGTCCCGCGCCCGAGCCGCTCGACGCCGTCAAGGCGCGCTGCACCGAGGCCATCGACGTGGACGGCTATTACGCGTCGCTCGTGCCGGACGGCCACGAGTACGGTCCCGCGTTCCGCGGCATTACCGAGATGCGGCGCGGCAACTGGGAAGCGCTGGCGGCGATCGCGCTGCCGGACGCGATCGCCGGAGAAGCGGGGGCGTATCGCATCCATCCGGTGCTGCTCGACGCCTCGATGCAGCCGCTCGCCGCGGCCGTGCCTGCCGAACTGAAGGACGCCGCGAAAGGGGAGACCTACCTCCCGGTGAGCCTCGGCCGCGTGCGCGTCCACGTCGACGGCGCGAAGGCGGCATGGAGCCACGTCCGCGTGCGCGTGCCGTCGGAAGGGGATACCACCGGCTTCTCGGCCGACATCCGCCTCTACGCGGACGACGGCCGCGTGGCCGCCGAGATCGAGGACGTGTACCACAAGCGCATCTCCGCGGACGCGATGCAGGTCGCGGCGCGCAAGACCATGGCGTCGTGGCTGCACGAAGTGGCGTGGCGTGAGAAGGCGATCGAGACTTCGCCGGCCGCTGAGACCGGCGCCTGGCTGATCGTCGCGGCAACACAGGCGGGCGCGGAGGCCGCGGCCGCGGCGTTCACCGCGACGGGGAACACGGCGATCACCGCCGTCGCCGGCTCCGGGTTCAATCCGGACAGCATCGAAGACCTCGACAAGCTGCTGTCGCGGGCGGCGGCGGATGGAGGACTGCACGGCGTCGTTCACATGATCGCGGCGGACGGGTCGTCGTCGCCGGCCGCGCCGGCGGAGGGTGTGCGGCGGCACTGCGGCAGCCTGCTGCATCTCACCCAGGCGATCGTCCGCAGCGACCGCGAGACGCGGCCGCGGCTGATCGTCGTCACGCGCGGCGCGACGGACGCTGGCGGTGCGGACGTCGCCGTCGACCAGGCGCCGCTCTGGGCGCTCACGCGCACGGTCGCCGTCGAGCATGCGGACCTGCGCTGCCGTTCGATCGATCTCGATCGTCAGGCGCCGGGCTATGACGACGTCGCCGCGGAAGCGGCGGCACCGGGCGCGGACGATCAGATCGCATATCGCGACGGCAAACGGCTGGTCGCCCGTCTCGTGCGCAGCGCCGCCGCCGAGGCGGTGGCGGCCGGTGACGCCGCCGGTCCGGTCACGCTCGAGATTGGCGCGCGCGGCATGCTCGATCGACTGGAGCTTCGCCCGTGGTCGCGCCGCGAGCCCGGCGAGGGAGAGATCGAGGTCGAGATTGCCGTCGCCGGCCTGAACTTCCGCGACGTGCTCAACGCGCTCGGCATGTATGAAGGAGAGCCGGGGCCGCTTGGCAGCGAATGCACCGGCACGGTGGTTCGCGTCGGAGCCGGGGTCACGCACTTCGCCGCCGGCGACGCGGTGCTCGGCATGGCACCGGCGAGCTTCAGCACGTTCGTGACCGCACCGGCGGGTGCGTTCGTGAAGAAGCCCGAGGCGCTCGCCTTCGACGAGGCGGCGACGATTCCGGTCGCGTTCCTCACCGCGCAGTACTCGCTGATGCACCTCGCGCGGCTGCGGCGCGGCGAGCGCGTGCTGATTCACGCCGCCGCCGGCGGTGTCGGGCTCGCGGCGGTGCAGGTCGCGCAGCGCGCCGGCGCTGAAATCTTCGCGACCGCCGGCAGTCCGGAGAAGCACGCGTATCTGCGATCGCTCGGCGTGAAGCACATCATGAGCTCGCGCACGCTCGACTTCTCCGCGGAGATCCTGCGTCTCACCGCCGGCGAAGGAGTGCACGTCGTCCTCAATTCGCTGTCGGGGGAATTCGTCGACAAGAGTGTCGCCGCGGTCGCCAAAGGCGGCCGCTTCCTCGAGATCGGCAAGGCGGGAATCTGGAGCGAGGAACAGATGGCGGCGGCGCGGCCCGACGTCACGTATTTCCCGATTTATTTCCGCCCGGACGATCACCCGATGGTGCAGCGGATGTACGCGGACCTGCTGCAGGGATTCGCCGACGGGTCGCTGCGGCCGTTGAACCGACGGGTGTTCGCGTTGACGGCGGCGAGCGATGCCTTCCGCTTCATGGCGCAGGCGAAACACATCGGCAAGGTCCTCATCGAAGTGTCGCGCGCCGGCGCGCGCGGCGCCGGCGTTCGCGAGGACGCCACATACGTTATCAGCGGAGGCCTTGGCGCGCTCGGTCTCGCGGTTGCTGCCCGCCTCGTCGACGACGGCGCGAGGCACCTGGTGCTCGTCGGGCGCGGAGCGCCGACGGAGTCCGCGGCCGCGGCCATTGGGTCCTTACGACACGCGGGGGCGGAAATAGTCATCGCGCAGGCAGACATCAGTCGCCAAGATGACGTCTCCCGCGTTTTCGCGGAGGCGCGTGCGGGCATGCCCCCTATCCGCGGCATCGTTCACGCCGCCGGCGTCCTGGACGACGGTCTGCTCGCCAGCCAGTCGTGGGCGCGGTTCGAGACGGTCCTCGCGCCGAAGCTCGCCGGCGCCTGGAATCTGCACGTGGTGTCGGCGGGACTGCCGCTGGACTTCTTCGTTCTGTTCTCGTCGATGGTCTCGGTGTTCGGCGGCGCCGGGCAGGGGAATTACGCCGCGGCCAACGGCTTCCTCGACGGCCTGGCGCGGTCGCGCAAGGCGCAGGGGCTGCCGGCCGTCAGCATCAACTGGGGCCCGTGGGCGGGCGCCGGCATGGCCGGCCGCGTCAGCGAACGGGACCGTCAGCGCTGGCGGGCCGAGGGGTACGGCAGCATCCCGCCGTCCGAAGGTGTGTCACTTCTGAGCAGACTGATCCGCCTGGGAGTCGGCCCGGGAATTGCGGTGCTGCCCATCGACTGGCCAACCCTGTTCAAGCAGTTCGCGGCCGGCAGCGAGCCGCCGATGCTGGCGGAGCTTGCGTCGGCGTACGCCAGACCGGCCTCGGCGCGTCCCGCCGGCCGCCGGCTGGCCGAGGAGCTCGACGGGGTCGCGCCGAGCCGGCGCCGCGCGGCGGTTGCCGCGTTCCTGCACGGCGAGGCGCTGAAGGTGCTCGGACTCGCGGCGTCCGTGGAGCTCGATCCGCGGCAGCCGTTGAGCGAGCTGGGGTTGGATTCGTTGATGGCGGTGGAGCTGCGCAACGCCATCGCGGCGGCGCTCGACCGGACGCTGCCGGCGACGCTGTTGTTCAAGCATCCGACCCTGGAAGGGCTGTCGGAGTTCGTCATCGCGCAGGTCGGCGGCGAGCCGCCGGCGGCCGCCGCAGCCCCGCCGGCGGACGTGAAGGACAAGGAGGCGGACGCCGTCCACGATCTCTCGGACGACGCCGCACGGGACCTGCTGGCGAAGGAACTGGCGTCGCTGGAATCGTGGACGGCCGAGGAAAGGTAG